The DNA region AATCTCCTTCGCGTCCTCGCGCCGTTCAAGGCCGCGACCGAAGGGCTCGGACTGGTGTGCTGGCAATCGGACCCGGACCCGTGTTTCAACGCCCGCCGCTGGATGGCAAGCCTCGGTGCGCAGCACTACCTGCGCCTCGGCCCGCCTGCGGCGGTGCCTGTGGAAGTAGCCCAGGCCTGGTGGGACGTGGGCGAGTCGGCGATCGCGCTCCAAGGTGATGCAATGTCGCGGGGAGAGTACCCAGGTTTGGACCGTGCGATTGGGTCGACTTTCATCATCGGCGCCCGCTGGATGTACCTGGCTTATTCCTATCATCCGGAGGCGTTCAACGAGCCCAGCGGGTACATGGGCACGTTTCTTCAGGCGCAGGAACTACACCGCGTGGCCGTGTTCGTGGCGCTGAGGCGTATGGTCGGCGATGGACCCGCGCATCAGAAGCACGCGGACCAGTTCCTTCAGGACGGCTACCTCGCCGTCAAATTCGCGGCAACCGCCGACAGCGTCCGGGCAGCGAGTGCGGACGACGAGGTGGGACCGGGCGTCACGGAGTTCGTGTTCGAGTACTACATCGAACGTCTGGAGGCCGGTCGCCCCGCCGGTCTCGACCTGGGGGGTGCCCGCGAGTTGGTCACGTTGGCCTGGAGTGAGGGCCAGCGGTGGTTGCCCCAGAACTCCGCCGGCCTAGCCCGCGTCATAGCCCTTCGTGAGCGGGTGATGGAGCTCCTGCAGTAGGCTCAGCAGTTCGGGCGTTCTCTGCGACGATCGGGGCTCAGTCGGACGTGTCCCCTCCGGTAGCGTCTTCGAGATCAGCGTCGCCACGCTCTGTGAGCAAGCCTCTCGGTGAAGTCCGCCCTGCACCCTCACGCGCCGCAGCTCATCCTCCAGCATCGCGATCGACATGTCCGCAACCTAGTTTGGGGATCCGACGACAGGAACTCTGCAGTGCTGCGGACTTCGGACGCCCTCGAGGCTGGTCCCCGATGCCGGAGAAGGCCGTCTGGCTCGCTTCGCATACGCTTCGAGCCGCCCGTACCTTCGCTAACTGTCTTTGCTTACTGTCTTTCGCGGGCCTCCCCGTGATCGTTCATGGCCTCTGGGCGTCGGTCACATGACTACAAACGTCACGGTACCACGACCCTCTTCGCGGCTCTGGACGTGGTCACGGGCGAGGCCCTCCACGAATGCATGCCCCGACATCGGCATCAGGAATTCCTGGCTGAATCTCGTTGAGCGCTTCTTCAGCGAACTCACGACTCGCCAGCTGAAGCGCCTCGCCGTGACAAGCGTCGCTCAACTGATCGAGACCATCACCCGCTACATCGATCGCAGAAACGAACACCCCAGGTCATTCGTCTGGACCGCTTCACCCTCATCCGTCATTGCCAAGGTCCGGAAAGCGAAAAGACTTTGGCTACACAGTGCTTAGGTTGTCTTCGCCGCCTAATCTTGCCCGACAGGGTTGACTCCGTACGGTACGGACCCCCACCGCGCTATTATACAACAACAACGCGCGTGTGCTGACCGGAGGGGAACATGGAATACGATCACGAGACGCAGGTCATCAACTTCATTTCGGGACTGCTGCTCGGAGCAGTCATTGGCGCCGGCGTTGCTCTGCTCGCAGCTCCGCAGTCGGGCCGCCGCACGCGCCGGCGCATCCAGAAGACTGCCGTCACCCTCCGCGATTCCGCGACCGACCACTGGGACGACCTCGCCGACGACGTGAAAGGCAAGGTCGACGACGCGATCGAAGGGGCCAGGAAGCGCTTCGCCGGCTAGGAGAATGATCCCGAGCAGGGTCATCGAACAGAAGCGCGATGGCGGTGCGATAGACGGGAGAACCCTCGAGGCCTTCCTGCGTGCCTTCCTCGAAGGCTCGGTCCAGGACTACCAGATGTCCGCCTTCTTGATGGCTGCATTCCATCAGGGCTTCGACGCGGAAGAAACCGAGGTCTTCGTGCGCGCCATGCTCGAGTCGGGGACCGTGCTGGACCTGAGCCACCTGGCGGGTCCTCGCATCGACAAGCACTCCACGGGTGGCGTTGGCGACAAGGTTTCCATCGCACTCGCTCCTCTGGTCGCCGCGCTGGGCATCTTCGTGCCGATGATGTCGGGCCGCGGTTTGGGCCACACCGCGGGCACGCTCGACAAGCTCGAGGCGATCCCGGGATTTCGGACCGACCTGTCGCTGGACGAATTCC from Gemmatimonadota bacterium includes:
- a CDS encoding YtxH domain-containing protein, yielding MEYDHETQVINFISGLLLGAVIGAGVALLAAPQSGRRTRRRIQKTAVTLRDSATDHWDDLADDVKGKVDDAIEGARKRFAG